A single Sulfurimonas aquatica DNA region contains:
- a CDS encoding RrF2 family transcriptional regulator, with protein sequence MQLHKTSQYAIRILSYIANSSDTLLSAKVLSETLDISYKYLTKIMTELVNGGFILSIRGREGGYKLVKSASEITILEILNYFKELEEYNECILGTGFCNPNNKCILHDQWLEPKGLITKMFAETTLDNFDSEHFKI encoded by the coding sequence ATGCAATTACACAAAACATCACAGTATGCTATTCGTATACTTTCATACATAGCTAACTCTAGTGATACCCTGCTTAGTGCTAAGGTGCTCTCAGAGACTTTAGATATCTCATATAAATACTTAACAAAAATAATGACTGAACTTGTAAATGGTGGATTTATACTCTCAATAAGAGGTAGAGAAGGTGGTTACAAGTTAGTAAAGAGCGCTTCTGAAATTACTATACTTGAAATTTTAAATTATTTTAAAGAGCTTGAGGAGTATAACGAGTGTATCTTAGGTACAGGATTTTGTAACCCTAATAACAAGTGTATCTTGCATGACCAGTGGCTTGAACCAAAAGGCCTTATAACAAAAATGTTTGCAGAAACTACTCTTGATAATTTTGATAGCGAACATTTTAAAATCTAA
- a CDS encoding nitric oxide reductase activation protein NorD, whose amino-acid sequence MLLSILEFEETIGKFWNKFLDKKTSKSHESERVFFEDKSKALKVFYHLLGGQRAKELQVTDKRHIDTSRSLYEKISNAGNSFFLASQDEKALYLPASFAYFATKELNEMLYFWLVAMATKTDYYRGTLFYKNNNAAQELINRYPGFRVFYESASAYLLEQNEKLSYIKSFNEEALVDAQSIDSLNAYPFVMWIYPPKDSKSKYSDFDDEDEPVRGDEKPELTETLKMKKQSQKMDDDKETDGLVAFLPESMMSIMDKVNVDRSEDDSFDEDALYNAEDLDEITLGNKKANLSARLKMDLDLAVHSQEEYPVGDGHFIDEYNYKTDSYLKNYVCINTHIITNIEELKLPLRLKKMVKKIERELDLMELERVKNSRLPYGDEINLDTWIDYKGHLNKSGHHQNFYESYERKSRDISTLILADVSLSTEAGITQEIRVIDMIKDALIVFSEALEKLQDKFAIYTFSSLKNTNVRYEIVKNFNEKYSDFTRGRIDAIKPGYYTRMGAGIRESTKILAKQKTQNKLLLIISDGKPNDVDRYDGRYGIEDTKKAIIEAKKMGLTPFCITIDLEAKEYLPYLFGRNGYAVIREPKKLPTIVPEIYMNLTK is encoded by the coding sequence GTGTTACTCTCAATACTTGAGTTTGAAGAGACTATTGGCAAGTTTTGGAACAAATTTTTAGATAAAAAAACAAGTAAGTCTCATGAGAGTGAGCGTGTTTTTTTTGAAGACAAATCTAAAGCTTTAAAAGTTTTTTATCACCTTTTAGGTGGTCAAAGAGCTAAAGAGCTCCAAGTTACAGATAAACGCCATATAGATACTTCTCGCTCACTGTATGAGAAAATATCAAATGCAGGAAATAGTTTTTTTCTTGCGTCTCAAGATGAAAAGGCACTTTACTTGCCTGCATCATTCGCTTACTTTGCTACAAAAGAGCTTAACGAGATGCTCTACTTTTGGCTGGTTGCAATGGCTACAAAAACAGACTATTACAGAGGAACTCTTTTTTATAAAAATAATAATGCGGCACAAGAGCTCATAAATAGATATCCAGGTTTTAGAGTTTTTTATGAATCTGCTAGTGCTTATCTTTTAGAGCAGAATGAAAAATTGTCATATATTAAATCTTTTAATGAAGAAGCTTTAGTAGATGCACAATCAATAGATAGTCTTAACGCTTACCCATTTGTGATGTGGATATATCCTCCTAAGGATTCAAAAAGTAAGTATAGTGATTTTGACGATGAGGATGAGCCAGTTCGTGGAGATGAAAAGCCGGAGCTAACTGAAACTCTAAAGATGAAAAAGCAATCTCAGAAGATGGATGATGACAAAGAGACAGATGGTTTAGTGGCGTTTCTTCCAGAGTCTATGATGAGTATAATGGATAAGGTCAATGTAGATAGAAGTGAAGATGATAGTTTTGATGAAGACGCTCTTTATAATGCAGAAGATTTAGATGAGATTACTTTAGGAAATAAAAAAGCAAATCTCTCGGCTAGACTCAAAATGGACTTAGACTTAGCAGTACACTCTCAAGAGGAGTATCCAGTAGGTGATGGTCACTTTATAGATGAGTATAACTATAAAACAGACTCCTATCTTAAAAATTATGTCTGTATAAATACACATATCATTACAAATATAGAGGAGTTAAAGCTTCCTCTGCGTTTAAAGAAAATGGTCAAAAAAATAGAGAGAGAACTAGACCTCATGGAACTTGAGCGTGTTAAAAACAGTCGTCTTCCCTATGGAGATGAGATAAATCTAGATACATGGATAGATTACAAGGGACATCTAAATAAATCAGGGCATCATCAGAATTTTTATGAAAGTTATGAGAGAAAAAGCCGTGATATATCTACTCTTATATTAGCAGATGTCTCACTCTCAACCGAAGCGGGTATAACGCAAGAGATACGAGTGATAGATATGATAAAAGATGCTCTTATAGTTTTCTCAGAAGCTTTAGAGAAACTACAAGACAAGTTCGCCATCTATACTTTTTCATCGCTGAAAAATACAAATGTAAGATATGAAATTGTAAAAAATTTTAATGAAAAATATAGTGACTTTACCCGTGGAAGAATCGATGCCATTAAGCCTGGATACTACACTAGAATGGGTGCAGGAATTAGAGAGTCTACAAAGATACTAGCAAAACAAAAAACACAAAATAAACTACTGTTGATTATCAGCGATGGAAAGCCAAACGACGTAGATAGATATGATGGTCGCTACGGTATAGAAGATACTAAAAAAGCGATTATAGAGGCTAAGAAAATGGGACTCACTCCTTTTTGTATCACGATTGATTTAGAGGCCAAAGAGTACTTACCATATCTCTTTGGAAGAAATGGTTATGCAGTTATACGAGAGCCTAAAAAGCTACCGACTATAGTGCCAGAAATATATATGAACTTAACAAAATAA
- a CDS encoding cytochrome c oxidase subunit 3 family protein, protein MRVKQVLPPGDFGVWIIVYVELVTFGALFLGYAFSRRLEVELFNESQLLLDQRFGFVNTIILITSSYFVVKAVESIQLKDRDKANYITSRWLLGAMGLGSFFIINKIVEFMQKSEQGIDLSTNTFFMFYIMLTVFHFMHVLLGLIVLFNMQKKAKNGGYTLEDYRGLQTGAIYWHLVDLLWIVLFPLIYIMR, encoded by the coding sequence GTGAGAGTAAAACAAGTACTACCTCCAGGTGATTTTGGAGTATGGATAATTGTTTATGTAGAGCTTGTGACTTTTGGTGCACTCTTTTTAGGCTATGCCTTTTCTCGTAGACTTGAGGTTGAACTCTTTAATGAGTCTCAACTTTTGCTTGATCAGAGGTTTGGCTTTGTAAATACAATTATATTAATCACTAGTAGTTATTTTGTTGTAAAAGCTGTAGAATCTATACAACTAAAAGATAGAGACAAGGCAAATTATATTACTTCAAGATGGCTACTTGGGGCAATGGGACTTGGCTCTTTTTTTATCATAAACAAAATTGTTGAATTTATGCAAAAGTCTGAACAAGGTATAGACCTCAGTACAAATACCTTTTTTATGTTTTACATTATGCTCACAGTCTTTCATTTTATGCATGTACTTTTAGGTCTTATAGTTCTTTTTAACATGCAAAAAAAAGCTAAGAATGGTGGATACACACTAGAAGACTATAGAGGTTTACAAACAGGTGCAATCTACTGGCACTTAGTTGACCTACTTTGGATAGTTCTATTTCCACTTATATATATAATGAGATGA
- a CDS encoding c-type cytochrome: MSERINKNMARNIYFGGGLFAILVFAGLSVDTVQKVPKLSNADKITESVARGKNLWETNNCVGCHTIMGEGAYYAPELANVFDRRGASDEASFKEYLNGWMAAQPLSEPGRRKMPQFNLTQTQVNDLADFLIWTSRIDDNEWPPNIEG; the protein is encoded by the coding sequence ATGTCTGAACGTATTAATAAAAATATGGCTAGAAATATCTACTTCGGTGGGGGACTGTTTGCTATTTTAGTATTTGCCGGCCTGAGCGTAGATACAGTACAAAAAGTACCCAAACTATCAAACGCAGATAAGATTACAGAGTCTGTTGCGCGTGGTAAAAACTTATGGGAGACAAACAACTGTGTGGGTTGCCATACTATTATGGGTGAGGGTGCTTACTATGCACCAGAGCTTGCAAATGTATTTGATCGTCGCGGAGCTAGCGATGAAGCTTCATTTAAAGAGTATTTAAATGGATGGATGGCTGCACAGCCTCTTAGTGAACCTGGTAGAAGAAAAATGCCACAGTTCAACCTAACGCAAACTCAGGTTAACGACTTAGCTGACTTTTTAATATGGACATCTCGTATCGATGATAACGAATGGCCACCAAACATTGAAGGATAA
- a CDS encoding CbbQ/NirQ/NorQ/GpvN family protein has product MSNTYYLSQSNEVELFQAAASMNLPVLIKGPTGCGKTRFIESMGEKLDRKVYTVVCHDDLSAADLIGRHLINEHGTFWQDGPLTKAVREGGICYLDEIIEARKDTTVVLHSLADYRRVLPIDRTGELIEAHPDFMLVVSYNPGYQNVLKGMKPSTKQRFISLSFDYPKPEIEKEIIIKESGVNAEVAQKLVNIAGEIRQLTDSDIEEAVSTRLLVYSAKLIVNGFDPYQACMHSIVESLSDEDEVLEVLRKLIGLHFSS; this is encoded by the coding sequence ATGTCAAATACTTACTACTTATCACAATCAAACGAAGTTGAACTTTTCCAAGCAGCGGCTTCTATGAATCTTCCTGTACTTATCAAGGGACCAACAGGATGTGGAAAGACTCGCTTTATAGAGTCGATGGGCGAAAAACTAGATAGAAAGGTTTATACTGTAGTTTGCCATGATGATCTGAGTGCAGCAGATTTAATAGGGCGTCACCTTATAAATGAGCATGGAACTTTTTGGCAAGATGGTCCTCTTACAAAAGCAGTGCGTGAGGGTGGAATCTGTTATCTAGATGAGATTATAGAAGCCAGAAAAGATACAACTGTAGTTCTTCACTCACTTGCTGATTATCGTCGTGTTTTACCCATAGATAGAACAGGCGAACTTATTGAAGCACATCCTGATTTTATGTTGGTAGTCTCTTATAATCCTGGATATCAAAATGTACTCAAGGGAATGAAGCCAAGTACAAAACAGCGTTTTATATCTCTTAGTTTTGATTACCCTAAACCTGAAATAGAAAAAGAGATAATCATTAAAGAGAGTGGAGTAAACGCTGAAGTCGCACAAAAGCTTGTAAACATAGCAGGAGAGATTCGACAACTCACAGATAGCGATATAGAAGAGGCAGTCTCAACAAGATTACTTGTATATAGTGCGAAACTAATAGTAAATGGTTTTGACCCTTACCAAGCTTGTATGCACTCTATCGTTGAGTCTTTAAGTGATGAAGATGAGGTTTTAGAAGTACTGCGAAAACTTATTGGTTTACACTTTAGTTCGTGA
- a CDS encoding cbb3-type cytochrome c oxidase subunit I, whose amino-acid sequence MKYSSQMVAKNYFIFALILLAGEVLFGLILGTQYISGDFLFPEIPFNVARMVHTNLLIVLILFGFMGAAYYLVPEESERELWSPWLAKVTFWIFAAAGVATILGYLLVPYATLAELTYNNLLPTMGREFLEQPTITKIGIVIVALSFILNIGMTVLKGRKTVITVVLLTGLLGLAVFFLFAFYVPDNLVLDKFFWWYVVHLWVEGVWELILGAILAFVLIKVTGVDREHIDKWLYLIIAMTLISGIVGTGHHFFYIGTPDYWLWIGSIASAVEPLPFFMMILYAFTMAKQRRIDHDNKIALTWAKGTAVMAFLGAGVLGFLHTLAPVNFFTHGTQLTAAHGHLSFFGAYIMILFTIISYAMPIMRGRVHGNGVKAQKVELASFWMMVIGMLGITSALVIAGTMQVFLQRVGVDVLSFMDTQAEIIPVYTVRLLFGLMTLAGLLAYFYSFFVKEEGK is encoded by the coding sequence ATGAAATACAGTTCACAAATGGTTGCAAAGAATTATTTTATTTTTGCACTGATTCTTCTTGCAGGAGAGGTTCTTTTTGGTCTAATACTTGGTACTCAGTATATCTCTGGTGACTTTTTATTTCCTGAGATACCTTTTAATGTTGCTCGTATGGTTCACACTAACTTGCTTATAGTACTTATTTTATTCGGATTTATGGGTGCTGCTTATTATTTAGTTCCAGAAGAGTCTGAGAGGGAACTTTGGAGTCCTTGGCTTGCAAAAGTTACTTTTTGGATTTTTGCTGCAGCGGGTGTTGCTACAATTTTAGGATATTTACTTGTTCCTTATGCAACCTTAGCGGAGCTCACATATAACAACTTACTGCCAACTATGGGTAGAGAGTTTTTAGAACAACCAACTATTACTAAGATAGGTATAGTTATAGTAGCTCTCTCTTTTATTTTGAACATTGGCATGACAGTGCTTAAGGGTAGAAAAACAGTTATTACGGTTGTTTTACTTACTGGTCTTTTAGGTCTAGCGGTATTCTTTTTATTCGCGTTTTATGTACCTGATAATCTTGTTTTAGATAAATTCTTCTGGTGGTATGTAGTTCACTTATGGGTGGAAGGTGTTTGGGAGCTTATTTTAGGGGCTATCCTTGCGTTTGTACTTATTAAAGTGACTGGTGTTGACCGTGAACATATTGATAAATGGCTATACCTGATTATTGCTATGACATTAATATCTGGAATCGTAGGAACAGGTCACCACTTCTTCTACATTGGTACACCGGATTACTGGTTATGGATAGGGTCTATTGCTTCTGCTGTGGAGCCATTACCATTCTTTATGATGATTTTGTATGCATTTACTATGGCAAAACAGAGAAGAATAGACCATGATAATAAAATAGCACTTACATGGGCAAAAGGTACAGCAGTAATGGCATTTTTAGGTGCTGGTGTTCTAGGATTTTTACATACTCTTGCTCCTGTAAACTTTTTTACTCATGGAACGCAGCTAACAGCAGCTCATGGTCACCTATCGTTTTTTGGCGCGTATATTATGATTTTATTTACAATCATCTCTTATGCAATGCCAATTATGAGAGGAAGAGTTCATGGAAATGGTGTAAAGGCACAAAAAGTTGAACTTGCAAGCTTTTGGATGATGGTTATTGGTATGCTTGGCATTACATCAGCACTCGTAATAGCCGGAACAATGCAGGTATTTTTACAGCGTGTTGGTGTAGACGTACTTTCATTTATGGATACTCAAGCTGAGATAATCCCAGTTTACACAGTCCGTCTTCTTTTTGGTCTTATGACTTTAGCTGGACTTTTGGCTTACTTCTATAGTTTCTTTGTAAAAGAAGAAGGAAAATAG
- a CDS encoding cytochrome C oxidase subunit IV family protein — protein MNIDKIWIILVSLTSFTFLVGYFKLVSDAIITLLLLGTFIKGLLVIEHFMQLKDVVLSYRIIPILWLGTILLLVGAAYYF, from the coding sequence ATGAATATAGATAAAATATGGATTATTTTAGTTTCACTTACAAGCTTTACTTTTTTAGTAGGATACTTTAAACTTGTAAGTGATGCAATCATCACTCTCTTACTCCTGGGCACATTTATAAAAGGCTTACTAGTCATAGAACATTTTATGCAACTAAAAGATGTAGTGCTAAGTTATAGGATAATCCCTATCTTATGGCTGGGAACTATCCTTCTGCTTGTTGGTGCCGCTTACTATTTTTAA
- a CDS encoding RecB-like helicase, with protein sequence MNNEMFKNNLAYEASAGSGKTFMLVVRYLSLLFMQAEPSKILALTFTNKAASEMSERIVETLEELESRGELDVIMQVTGLSREHLLANRKKILQEFLNSHTKIMTIDSFFTQVLRKFSLYASLMPDFSTFSSQHELKLMSRFLSEVSAANKREILINLSLESKKRISDIFTLLDEFYIKKEELSNISFTKIDLRAFEDEAMSALSGLQGIVANCDKASGQLQGAVKVESFAELKDKTWVQKESLEYWAFKKCFTLEMNHYLHTIQTTVANHHRAKEQNFFYALNELVEIYQKSKKALYMDDSELSFSDVTSLVYEILHKNDDSQFLYFRLDAKIEHILLDEFQDTSVLQYKILKPLIEEITSGNGIFENGSFFFVGDVKQSIYRFRGGVSALFGEVVEENDTEVEKLLTNYRSQKEVIEFVNATFRDKIEGYSDQLVRKEAQGGYVEVLENDELLEETLTQVQRLIALGADLNEIAILCATNGDGEAIKLSLQENEIEVVTETTTKLINQRSVKALLEYLKYLYFKEDIYKHNFFALISQEIQSISSVDFNKVKLFDVVKRAIEKYNLFEHDFHLLRFLNAIKGYEDIEALLFEYERLDTSAAASDLNGVRVLTVHKSKGLEYAHVIVMDRLKNPPASRSSIIYEYDGIALQNVYLRTKNREAIDRSYENALHKEQKLVREDSLNALYVAFTRARENLIIIKKSKKSSFDLLELDAKSSGELQCERVQKEKKKDLQPLEHKELYYGTQSDILALESEQAENINAINFGLALHYMLEMMSSFNKESIPNAKDMMINKFGFELQVDEIEDIVRRVEMFVENEEVLKLIDGDCYREKALRYKNNLRYVDLLVKHKEGSWNILDYKSSLSFSEHHVKQVRYYKRAIEDITAELVNGYICYILADSVKLVKI encoded by the coding sequence TTGAATAATGAAATGTTTAAAAATAACCTAGCTTACGAAGCGAGTGCTGGAAGTGGCAAAACTTTTATGCTTGTTGTGCGTTATCTCTCCCTGCTTTTTATGCAAGCGGAGCCTTCAAAGATACTAGCACTTACCTTTACAAACAAAGCAGCTTCAGAGATGAGCGAGAGAATAGTTGAAACACTCGAAGAGCTTGAGTCTCGTGGTGAACTTGATGTCATTATGCAGGTAACCGGTTTGTCTCGTGAACATCTTCTAGCTAACCGAAAAAAAATACTCCAAGAGTTTTTAAACTCACACACGAAAATAATGACAATAGATAGTTTTTTTACGCAAGTTCTTAGAAAGTTTTCTCTCTATGCCTCTTTGATGCCAGACTTTTCCACTTTTAGTTCTCAACATGAGCTCAAACTTATGTCGCGTTTTTTAAGTGAAGTAAGTGCTGCCAATAAACGCGAGATTCTCATAAACCTCTCTTTGGAGTCTAAAAAAAGAATCAGTGACATCTTTACTCTTTTAGATGAGTTTTACATAAAAAAAGAGGAACTCTCAAACATAAGTTTTACAAAAATCGACTTGAGAGCCTTTGAAGACGAAGCCATGAGCGCTTTATCGGGACTTCAAGGGATAGTGGCCAACTGTGACAAGGCAAGTGGACAACTTCAAGGCGCCGTTAAAGTGGAGAGTTTTGCAGAGCTAAAAGATAAAACATGGGTGCAAAAAGAGTCTCTGGAGTACTGGGCGTTTAAGAAGTGTTTTACTCTTGAGATGAATCATTACCTTCATACCATACAAACTACCGTGGCAAATCATCATAGAGCTAAAGAGCAGAACTTTTTTTATGCACTTAATGAACTTGTTGAGATCTATCAAAAGTCAAAAAAAGCTCTTTATATGGATGATAGCGAACTGAGTTTTTCAGACGTAACCTCTCTTGTTTATGAGATACTGCATAAAAATGACGATAGTCAGTTTTTATACTTTCGTCTTGATGCTAAGATAGAACATATACTACTTGATGAGTTCCAAGATACGAGTGTACTTCAGTATAAGATTTTAAAACCTCTCATTGAAGAGATAACTTCTGGAAATGGAATCTTTGAAAATGGAAGTTTCTTTTTTGTTGGGGATGTGAAGCAGTCTATTTATAGGTTTCGTGGTGGCGTTTCGGCTCTTTTTGGCGAGGTGGTAGAAGAGAATGATACTGAGGTTGAAAAACTTCTAACAAACTACCGCTCACAAAAAGAGGTCATAGAGTTTGTAAACGCTACTTTTAGAGATAAGATAGAAGGTTATAGCGACCAACTTGTTCGCAAAGAGGCTCAAGGCGGATATGTAGAGGTCTTAGAGAATGACGAACTTTTAGAAGAGACTCTAACACAGGTGCAAAGACTCATAGCTCTTGGTGCTGATTTAAATGAGATTGCAATTTTATGTGCGACTAATGGGGATGGAGAAGCCATAAAGCTCTCGCTTCAAGAAAATGAGATTGAAGTTGTAACAGAGACAACGACAAAACTCATAAACCAAAGAAGCGTGAAGGCTCTTTTGGAGTACTTGAAGTATCTCTACTTTAAAGAAGATATCTATAAACATAACTTCTTCGCGCTTATATCCCAAGAGATACAGAGCATATCTTCTGTGGACTTTAATAAGGTCAAACTCTTTGACGTTGTCAAACGCGCCATAGAGAAATATAATCTCTTTGAGCATGACTTTCATCTCCTGCGTTTTCTAAATGCCATAAAAGGGTATGAAGACATAGAAGCACTACTCTTTGAGTATGAAAGACTCGATACTTCTGCAGCAGCGTCAGACCTCAATGGCGTGCGAGTGCTCACCGTTCATAAGTCAAAGGGTTTGGAATACGCTCACGTTATCGTGATGGATAGGCTTAAAAACCCACCAGCTTCTCGCTCAAGTATCATTTATGAATATGATGGAATAGCTTTGCAAAACGTATATCTAAGAACTAAAAATAGAGAAGCGATAGACAGAAGTTATGAAAATGCGCTCCATAAAGAGCAGAAACTTGTGCGTGAAGATAGTCTCAATGCACTCTATGTGGCGTTTACAAGGGCAAGAGAGAATCTCATCATAATTAAAAAGTCTAAAAAGTCCTCTTTTGATCTGCTAGAGTTAGATGCAAAAAGTAGTGGTGAGTTGCAATGTGAAAGAGTTCAAAAAGAGAAGAAAAAAGATCTTCAACCTTTGGAACACAAAGAGCTTTACTATGGAACACAGAGTGACATACTGGCGTTAGAGAGTGAGCAAGCGGAAAATATAAACGCCATTAATTTTGGTTTAGCTCTTCACTATATGCTGGAGATGATGAGCTCCTTTAATAAAGAGTCCATACCAAACGCCAAAGATATGATGATAAATAAGTTTGGTTTTGAACTCCAAGTTGATGAGATAGAAGATATAGTCCGTCGAGTTGAGATGTTTGTAGAAAATGAAGAGGTGCTTAAGCTTATAGATGGCGATTGTTACAGAGAAAAAGCTCTGCGTTATAAAAATAACCTGCGTTATGTAGATCTTTTAGTAAAACATAAAGAGGGCTCTTGGAATATACTTGATTATAAAAGTTCACTAAGTTTTTCTGAACACCATGTGAAACAAGTCCGTTACTATAAACGGGCTATAGAAGATATAACTGCAGAGTTAGTAAATGGATATATCTGTTATATATTAGCCGATAGTGTTAAACTTGTTAAAATTTAG